Proteins from a single region of Pangasianodon hypophthalmus isolate fPanHyp1 chromosome 7, fPanHyp1.pri, whole genome shotgun sequence:
- the hmmr gene encoding hyaluronan mediated motility receptor isoform X2, whose amino-acid sequence MSFSRAPLKRFNEHIGCAPPPGSYELKPGEVKGAASFHKAERFKPQKLGPPTSKDVPMSPVRRTMSVDGLTDSSKKDKSNFQVEMKQQKLLEKEIRSLVQQRGEQDRRLQTLEEELKKLEAKLLAAVREKTGLAANVASFERQLAELKKTNEFLKSKVSADTTKKKIHSLSMELMEARNRLDAKDKELSFLQISLDGKVKVLETDLEASRATLNAIKERNKDLESLHEESKAHNEELEKEMDKLHAVIQELREELKVLQSYLDTANEEIQDLKSKLQDKSAMERRVSDSQEKLGEVEQKLEQRMVELQESQSALKKTEQELQECHSTLGERQRELEHHKCELEASRAMLKELEEKSVQGAQELKDSQGTVRQQEQELARMREVLRRTEEELDQRVAHMNERCLSMEEERARTQEEGLKRVQELLAEVSSLEESKKCEKEAHDKLKQEHSALVEQFEEEKARNDSLSSLMESLRDDLDKERKQLEEELEEVLEEVNVLEEQDKLLQETIHLLTQEKLTTEEELNSARAELERSKAEMSTLEEVHQETVKKLQDEHNSSLGKIGDMATELESAMQAMSTQREQDGARVLELKEELGTITQQLQDEQNKLLHQQHTQEKEREEYARMLLEVQTKLAQCEMDLRQAREEVGQEQEEKRQALAQVEQTQQRRRESAEGRVQEARLLQEQVEALKREKEQLHQQMEREKEQLHQQMEREKEQLHQQMEREKEQLNQQMEREKEQLNQQMEREKEQLHQQMEQEQHNFNEQLREAQKSTSNDETEHWRNLYEQLYAKVKPFQEQLDGFAAERDALLSEKGATQAELNKLAGAYANLLGHQNQRQKIKHMVKLKEENLELKQEVTKLRTQLGKQKRDLEQLKSSQAPRRFDPSKAFKHEHKENQQPVVPLR is encoded by the exons ATGTCGTTTTCCAGGGCTCCTTTGAAAAGGTTTAATGAACACATCG GCTGTGCACCTCCACCAGGTTCATACGAGCTGAAGCCTGGCGAAGTGAAGGGTGCCGCTTCGTTCCACAAGGCAGAGCGCTTCAAACCACAAAAAC TTGGACCACCCACCTCCAAAGATGTTCCCATGTCTCCAGTGCGCAGGACCATGTCAGTGGACGGCTTG ACCGATAGCTCAAAAAAGGACAAGAGCAACTTTCAAGTTGAAATGAAACAGCAGAAGCTGCTGGAGAAAGAG ATCCGCTCGCTGGTTCAGCAGCGAGGAGAACAGGACCGCAGGCTTCAGACCCTAGAGGAAGAGCTCAAGAAGCTGGAGGCTAAACTGCTGGCTGCTGTGAGAGAGAAGACGGGCCTCGCAGCCAACGTGGCCTCTTTTGAAAGACAGCTTGCTGAATTAAAGAAAACCAACGAGTTCCTCAAGAGCAAG GTTTCTGCAGACACTACAAAGAAGAAAATCCACTCGCTGTCTATGGAGCTCATGGAAGCGAGGAACAGACTGGATGCTAAGGACAAG GAGCTGAGTTTCCTGCAGATCAGCTTAGACGGCAAAGTAAAGGTCTTGGAGACCGATCTTGAAGCTTCAAGAGCAACTCTTAATGCTATTAAGGAGAGGAACAAAGATCTTG AGAGCCTTCATGAAGAGTCTAAAGCTCACAATGAGGAGCTGGAGAAAGAAATGGATAAGCTGCATG CTGTTATACAGGAGCTGAGGGAGGAGCTCAAAGTGCTGCAGAGCTACCTTGATACTGCAAATGAAGAGATTCAG GATCTAAAAAGTAAACTGCAGGACAAGTCCGCAATGGAGCGCCGTGTCTCGGATTCTCAAGAGAAACTTGG TGAGGTGGAGCAGAAGCTGGAGCAGCGCATGGTGGAGCTCCAGGAGTCTCAGAGTGCCCTGAAGAAGACGGAGCAGGAGCTGCAGGAGTGCCACAGCACCCTTGGGGAACGGCAGAGAGAGCTGGAGCATCACAAGTGTGAACTAGAGGCCTCTCGGGCTATGCTGAAAGAGCTGGAGGAGAAGAGCGTCCAGGGAGCTCAGGAGCTCAAGGACTCGCAGGGCACAGTGAGGCAGCAAGAGCAGGAGCTGGCCCGAATGAGGGAGGTGctgagaagaacagaagaggagTTGGACCAGCGGGTGGCCCACATGAATGAGCGTTGCTTGAGCATGGAGGAAGAGAGGG ccaGGACACAGGAGGAAGGGCTGAAGAGAGTGCAGGAACTGCTGGCTGAGGTTAGCTCACTGGAGGAGAGCAAAAAGTGTGAGAAAGAAGCTCATGACAAGCTGAAGCAGGAGCACTCTGCCCTTGTTGAACAGTTCGAGGAAGAGAAG GCTCGTAATGACTCCCTGTCCAGCTTGATGGAATCTCTGCGTGATGACCTGGACAAAGAGAGGAAGCAGTTAGAGGAGGAGTTGGAAGAGGTGTTGGAGGAAGTGAATGTGCTTGAGGAACAAGATAAGCTCCTGCAGGAGACCATCCATCTCTTAACCCAGGAGAAACTCACAACGGAGGAAGAATTGAACAGCGCCCGTGCAGAGCTAGAGAG GAGCAAAGCAGAGATGAGTACTTTGGAAGAGGTTCATCAGGAAACTGTGAAGAAACTACAGGATGAACACAACAGCTCACTGGGAAAGATAGGCGACATGGCCACTGAGCTAGAGAG tgccATGCAGGCTATGAGTACGCAGAGAGAGCAGGATGGGGCTCGTGTACTGGAGCTGAAGGAGGAGCTGGGCACAATCACTCAGCAACTGCAGGATGAACAGAATAAACTCCTTCACCAACAGCACACACAAGAAAAGGAGAGGGAGGAGTATGCCAG gatgtTACTGGAGGTCCAGACTAAGCTGGCCCAGTGTGAGATGGACTTGAGGCAGGCCAGGGAGGAGGTAGGACAGGAGCAAGAGGAGAAACGGCAGGCCCTGGCTCAGGTGGAGCAGACTCAGCAGCGTAGGAGGGAGTCAGCAGAAGGCAGGGTTCAGGAGGCGCGGCTCCTGCAGGAGCAGGTGGAGGCGCTGAAGCGGGAGAAGGAGCAGCTCCACCAGCAGATGGAGCGGGAGAAGGAGCAGCTCCACCAGCAGATGGAGCGGGAGAAGGAGCAGCTCCACCAGCAGATGGAGCGGGAGAAGGAGCAGCTCAACCAGCAGATGGAGCGGGAGAAGGAGCAGCTCAACCAGCAGATGGAGCGGGAGAAGGAGCAGCTCCACCAGCAGATGGAGC AGGAGCAACACAACTTCAATGAACAACTCAGAGAGGCACAAAAAAG cacatcAAATGATGAGACTGAGCACTGGAGAAACTTGTATGAACAGCTCTACGCTAAAGTTAAGCCCTTCCAG GAGCAGCTGGATGGCTTTGCGGCTGAGAGGGACGCATTGCTCTCTGAGAAAGGGGCCACTCAGGCAGAGCTGAACAAGCTCGCAGGCGCCTACGCTAACCTGCTGGGCCATCAGAACCAACGACAGAAAATCAAGCACATGGTCAAGCTCAAGGAGGAGAACTTGGAGCTCAAGCAG GAAGTGACTAAGCTGAGGACACAGCTGGGGAAGCAGAAGAGGGACCTGGAGCAGCTCAAGTCCAGTCAGGCCCCACGCCGGTTTGACCCCAGCAAAGCCTTCAAACACGAACATAAAGAGAACCAGCAGCCTGTGGTGCCTCTTAGATAG
- the hmmr gene encoding hyaluronan mediated motility receptor isoform X1, giving the protein MSFSRAPLKRFNEHIGCAPPPGSYELKPGEVKGAASFHKAERFKPQKLGPPTSKDVPMSPVRRTMSVDGLTDSSKKDKSNFQVEMKQQKLLEKEIRSLVQQRGEQDRRLQTLEEELKKLEAKLLAAVREKTGLAANVASFERQLAELKKTNEFLKSKVSADTTKKKIHSLSMELMEARNRLDAKDKELSFLQISLDGKVKVLETDLEASRATLNAIKERNKDLESLHEESKAHNEELEKEMDKLHAVIQELREELKVLQSYLDTANEEIQDLKSKLQDKSAMERRVSDSQEKLGEVEQKLEQRMVELQESQSALKKTEQELQECHSTLGERQRELEHHKCELEASRAMLKELEEKSVQGAQELKDSQGTVRQQEQELARMREVLRRTEEELDQRVAHMNERCLSMEEERARTQEEGLKRVQELLAEVSSLEESKKCEKEAHDKLKQEHSALVEQFEEEKARNDSLSSLMESLRDDLDKERKQLEEELEEVLEEVNVLEEQDKLLQETIHLLTQEKLTTEEELNSARAELERSKAEMSTLEEVHQETVKKLQDEHNSSLGKIGDMATELESAMQAMSTQREQDGARVLELKEELGTITQQLQDEQNKLLHQQHTQEKEREEYARMLLEVQTKLAQCEMDLRQAREEVGQEQEEKRQALAQVEQTQQRRRESAEGRVQEARLLQEQVEALKREKEQLHQQMEREKEQLHQQMEREKEQLHQQMEREKEQLNQQMEREKEQLNQQMEREKEQLHQQMEREKEQLNQQMEREMEQEQHNFNEQLREAQKSTSNDETEHWRNLYEQLYAKVKPFQEQLDGFAAERDALLSEKGATQAELNKLAGAYANLLGHQNQRQKIKHMVKLKEENLELKQEVTKLRTQLGKQKRDLEQLKSSQAPRRFDPSKAFKHEHKENQQPVVPLR; this is encoded by the exons ATGTCGTTTTCCAGGGCTCCTTTGAAAAGGTTTAATGAACACATCG GCTGTGCACCTCCACCAGGTTCATACGAGCTGAAGCCTGGCGAAGTGAAGGGTGCCGCTTCGTTCCACAAGGCAGAGCGCTTCAAACCACAAAAAC TTGGACCACCCACCTCCAAAGATGTTCCCATGTCTCCAGTGCGCAGGACCATGTCAGTGGACGGCTTG ACCGATAGCTCAAAAAAGGACAAGAGCAACTTTCAAGTTGAAATGAAACAGCAGAAGCTGCTGGAGAAAGAG ATCCGCTCGCTGGTTCAGCAGCGAGGAGAACAGGACCGCAGGCTTCAGACCCTAGAGGAAGAGCTCAAGAAGCTGGAGGCTAAACTGCTGGCTGCTGTGAGAGAGAAGACGGGCCTCGCAGCCAACGTGGCCTCTTTTGAAAGACAGCTTGCTGAATTAAAGAAAACCAACGAGTTCCTCAAGAGCAAG GTTTCTGCAGACACTACAAAGAAGAAAATCCACTCGCTGTCTATGGAGCTCATGGAAGCGAGGAACAGACTGGATGCTAAGGACAAG GAGCTGAGTTTCCTGCAGATCAGCTTAGACGGCAAAGTAAAGGTCTTGGAGACCGATCTTGAAGCTTCAAGAGCAACTCTTAATGCTATTAAGGAGAGGAACAAAGATCTTG AGAGCCTTCATGAAGAGTCTAAAGCTCACAATGAGGAGCTGGAGAAAGAAATGGATAAGCTGCATG CTGTTATACAGGAGCTGAGGGAGGAGCTCAAAGTGCTGCAGAGCTACCTTGATACTGCAAATGAAGAGATTCAG GATCTAAAAAGTAAACTGCAGGACAAGTCCGCAATGGAGCGCCGTGTCTCGGATTCTCAAGAGAAACTTGG TGAGGTGGAGCAGAAGCTGGAGCAGCGCATGGTGGAGCTCCAGGAGTCTCAGAGTGCCCTGAAGAAGACGGAGCAGGAGCTGCAGGAGTGCCACAGCACCCTTGGGGAACGGCAGAGAGAGCTGGAGCATCACAAGTGTGAACTAGAGGCCTCTCGGGCTATGCTGAAAGAGCTGGAGGAGAAGAGCGTCCAGGGAGCTCAGGAGCTCAAGGACTCGCAGGGCACAGTGAGGCAGCAAGAGCAGGAGCTGGCCCGAATGAGGGAGGTGctgagaagaacagaagaggagTTGGACCAGCGGGTGGCCCACATGAATGAGCGTTGCTTGAGCATGGAGGAAGAGAGGG ccaGGACACAGGAGGAAGGGCTGAAGAGAGTGCAGGAACTGCTGGCTGAGGTTAGCTCACTGGAGGAGAGCAAAAAGTGTGAGAAAGAAGCTCATGACAAGCTGAAGCAGGAGCACTCTGCCCTTGTTGAACAGTTCGAGGAAGAGAAG GCTCGTAATGACTCCCTGTCCAGCTTGATGGAATCTCTGCGTGATGACCTGGACAAAGAGAGGAAGCAGTTAGAGGAGGAGTTGGAAGAGGTGTTGGAGGAAGTGAATGTGCTTGAGGAACAAGATAAGCTCCTGCAGGAGACCATCCATCTCTTAACCCAGGAGAAACTCACAACGGAGGAAGAATTGAACAGCGCCCGTGCAGAGCTAGAGAG GAGCAAAGCAGAGATGAGTACTTTGGAAGAGGTTCATCAGGAAACTGTGAAGAAACTACAGGATGAACACAACAGCTCACTGGGAAAGATAGGCGACATGGCCACTGAGCTAGAGAG tgccATGCAGGCTATGAGTACGCAGAGAGAGCAGGATGGGGCTCGTGTACTGGAGCTGAAGGAGGAGCTGGGCACAATCACTCAGCAACTGCAGGATGAACAGAATAAACTCCTTCACCAACAGCACACACAAGAAAAGGAGAGGGAGGAGTATGCCAG gatgtTACTGGAGGTCCAGACTAAGCTGGCCCAGTGTGAGATGGACTTGAGGCAGGCCAGGGAGGAGGTAGGACAGGAGCAAGAGGAGAAACGGCAGGCCCTGGCTCAGGTGGAGCAGACTCAGCAGCGTAGGAGGGAGTCAGCAGAAGGCAGGGTTCAGGAGGCGCGGCTCCTGCAGGAGCAGGTGGAGGCGCTGAAGCGGGAGAAGGAGCAGCTCCACCAGCAGATGGAGCGGGAGAAGGAGCAGCTCCACCAGCAGATGGAGCGGGAGAAGGAGCAGCTCCACCAGCAGATGGAGCGGGAGAAGGAGCAGCTCAACCAGCAGATGGAGCGGGAGAAGGAGCAGCTCAACCAGCAGATGGAGCGGGAGAAGGAGCAGCTCCACCAGCAGATGGAGCGGGAGAAGGAGCAGCTAAACCAGCAGATGGAGCGAGAGATGGAGCAGGAGCAACACAACTTCAATGAACAACTCAGAGAGGCACAAAAAAG cacatcAAATGATGAGACTGAGCACTGGAGAAACTTGTATGAACAGCTCTACGCTAAAGTTAAGCCCTTCCAG GAGCAGCTGGATGGCTTTGCGGCTGAGAGGGACGCATTGCTCTCTGAGAAAGGGGCCACTCAGGCAGAGCTGAACAAGCTCGCAGGCGCCTACGCTAACCTGCTGGGCCATCAGAACCAACGACAGAAAATCAAGCACATGGTCAAGCTCAAGGAGGAGAACTTGGAGCTCAAGCAG GAAGTGACTAAGCTGAGGACACAGCTGGGGAAGCAGAAGAGGGACCTGGAGCAGCTCAAGTCCAGTCAGGCCCCACGCCGGTTTGACCCCAGCAAAGCCTTCAAACACGAACATAAAGAGAACCAGCAGCCTGTGGTGCCTCTTAGATAG